A single genomic interval of Musa acuminata AAA Group cultivar baxijiao chromosome BXJ3-4, Cavendish_Baxijiao_AAA, whole genome shotgun sequence harbors:
- the LOC135636520 gene encoding probable membrane-associated kinase regulator 2 isoform X2: MELFRLLAHAGEHGDGDPSPATKPADTTIAASVLCSDSDDGGGDSEDEGPFFDLELTPPLQEDTDHHRENQQSSDAETEDEDGAEEFDLELSPDGGRYGRGGGSLRRDPDLSLSPSDGLFFKGRLVPLEPSSLTDFAASEVAKSSNSQVPALLKSAARARAFKLSFHGRSKSASMEPNPVSSPAATSSPPKQKHRNKFFVRFRVEAAPPVPLFARDNSSRSSSSSRSAMLFANDGWPASDDKKLLKDVLQRYLSKIKPFYIKISKRYGEKLRFSGPLSSSRAMKVRPAKESGGDQLKETVSTWSSFSGSLKSQDENIPAGLRVVSRRLRKSRSASAAVASVRSPPLATGRRDDSLLEQQDGIQSAIAHCKRSFNRGSESPLMRSRSDSGDGRSLESSSSSSSSSSSSSSGGGGGDV; the protein is encoded by the exons ATGGAGCTCTTCAGGCTGCTCGCTCATGCTGGCGAACACGGTGACGGCGACCCCTCCCCGGCTACCAAGCCCGCCGACACCACCATCGCCGCCTCGGTCCTCTGCTCGGACTCCGATGACGGCGGCGGGGACAGCGAGGACGAGGGCCCCTTCTTCGACCTCGAGCTCACCCCTCCGTTGCAGGAAGACACGGACCACCATCGAGAGAACCAGCAGTCGTCCGACGCGGAGACCGAGGACGAGGACGGAGCGGAAGAGTTCGACCTGGAGTTGTCCCCGGATGGAGGAAGGTACGGCCGCGGCGGCGGCAGCCTCCGGCGCGACCCCGACCTCTCGTTGTCCCCCTCCGATGGACTTTTCTTTAAGGGCCGCCTCGTCCCGCTCGAGCCCTCCTCGTTGACGGACTTCGCCGCCTCCGAGGTGGCTAAGTCGTCCAACTCCCAAGTCCCTGCTTTGCTCAAATCCGCCGCCAGGGCCCGCGCCTTTAAGCTGAGCTTCCACGGGAGGTCGAAGTCGGCCTCGATGGAGCCCAACCCCGTCTCCTCCCCCGCTGCGACGTCCTCGCCGCCGAAGCAAAAACATAGAAACAAGTTCTTCGTCAGGTTCAGGGTCGAGGCGGCCCCGCCGGTTCCCCTCTTCGCCAGGGACAACAGCTCGAGGAGCTCCAGCAGCAGCAGATCGGCCATGCTTTTCGCCAACGATGGATGGCCGGCGTCGGACGACAAGAAGCTCCTCAAGGACGTGCTCCAAAGGTATCTTAGCAAAATTAAGCCTTTTTACATCAAAATCTCGAAACGGTACGGCGAGAAGCTCCGGTTCTCCGGGCCGTTGAGCTCAAGCAGAGCCATGAAAGTGCGGCCCGCTAAGGAAAGCGGAGGAGACCAGCTGAAAGAGACGGTATCTACGTGGAGCAGCTTTAGCGGGTCACTGAAGTCGCAAGATGAGAATATCCCGGCGGGACTGAGGGTGGTCAGCCGGCGACTGAGGAAGAGCCGGTCGGCGTCTGCGGCCGTCGCCTCGGTTCGCTCGCCGCCGCTGGCGACCGGAAGGCGGGAcgactcgctcttggagcagcaAGACGGAATCCAAAGCGCCATCGCTCACTGCAAGCGGTCATTTAACAGAG GGTCGGAGTCGCCGCTGATGCGATCGAGGAGCGATTCCGGCGACGGGAGATCGTTGGaatcaagcagcagcagcagcagcagcagcagcagtagcagcagcggcggcggcggcggcgacgtttGA
- the LOC135636521 gene encoding late embryogenesis abundant protein At1g64065-like has protein sequence MAGKREEEQVKPIMLHSPSIVPVGDDEEAASRWRSIQYLHKRRCALCCCGCCGATVVILGITILVLSLTVFKVKDPTLTMNSLTLDTFRVRPGTLDNLVLFNATLVADISIKNPNVASFRFDNSTTDFYYAGETVGVAYAPQGKVSARRTARMNVTVDVLTDRVVKQMNITTEEWTAGTELNLTSFTDIKGRVNVLGVYKRDIEVMLNCSMTLELSTTFHGFKNTDCSANVS, from the coding sequence ATGGCAGGGaagagagaagaggagcaggTGAAGCCGATCATGTTGCACTCGCCGTCCATCGTCCCTGTCGGCGACGACGAGGAGGCCGCCTCCAGGTGGCGCTCGATCCAGTACCTCCACAAGCGGCGGTGCGCCCTGtgctgctgcggctgctgcgGCGCCACCGTCGTGATCCTCGGCATCACCATCCTCGTCCTCTCCCTCACCGTGTTCAAGGTCAAGGATCCCACTCTCACCATGAACTCCCTCACCCTCGACACGTTCCGAGTCCGGCCGGGCACGCTCGACAACCTGGTGCTGTTCAACGCCACGCTCGTCGCCGACATCTCGATCAAGAACCCCAACGTGGCGTCCTTCCGGTTCGACAACAGCACCACGGACTTCTACTACGCGGGGGAGACGGTGGGAGTGGCGTACGCGCCCCAGGGGAAGGTGTCGGCCCGCCGGACGGCGCGGATGAACGTGACGGTGGACGTGCTCACCGACAGAGTGGTGAAGCAGATGAACATCACCACGGAGGAGTGGACCGCCGGCACCGAGCTGAACCTGACGAGCTTCACGGACATCAAGGGGAGGGTGAACGTGCTGGGCGTGTACAAGCGCGACATCGAAGTGATGTTGAACTGCAGCATGACCTTGGAGTTGTCGACGACGTTTCATGGATTCAAGAACACGGATTGCTCCGCCAACGTCAGCTGA
- the LOC135636520 gene encoding probable membrane-associated kinase regulator 2 isoform X1 encodes MELFRLLAHAGEHGDGDPSPATKPADTTIAASVLCSDSDDGGGDSEDEGPFFDLELTPPLQEDTDHHRENQQSSDAETEDEDGAEEFDLELSPDGGRYGRGGGSLRRDPDLSLSPSDGLFFKGRLVPLEPSSLTDFAASEVAKSSNSQVPALLKSAARARAFKLSFHGRSKSASMEPNPVSSPAATSSPPKQKHRNKFFVRFRVEAAPPVPLFARDNSSRSSSSSRSAMLFANDGWPASDDKKLLKDVLQRYLSKIKPFYIKISKRYGEKLRFSGPLSSSRAMKVRPAKESGGDQLKETVSTWSSFSGSLKSQDENIPAGLRVVSRRLRKSRSASAAVASVRSPPLATGRRDDSLLEQQDGIQSAIAHCKRSFNRGTYKASESGHVLKRLYTILEKTGLTRRAGSESPLMRSRSDSGDGRSLESSSSSSSSSSSSSSGGGGGDV; translated from the coding sequence ATGGAGCTCTTCAGGCTGCTCGCTCATGCTGGCGAACACGGTGACGGCGACCCCTCCCCGGCTACCAAGCCCGCCGACACCACCATCGCCGCCTCGGTCCTCTGCTCGGACTCCGATGACGGCGGCGGGGACAGCGAGGACGAGGGCCCCTTCTTCGACCTCGAGCTCACCCCTCCGTTGCAGGAAGACACGGACCACCATCGAGAGAACCAGCAGTCGTCCGACGCGGAGACCGAGGACGAGGACGGAGCGGAAGAGTTCGACCTGGAGTTGTCCCCGGATGGAGGAAGGTACGGCCGCGGCGGCGGCAGCCTCCGGCGCGACCCCGACCTCTCGTTGTCCCCCTCCGATGGACTTTTCTTTAAGGGCCGCCTCGTCCCGCTCGAGCCCTCCTCGTTGACGGACTTCGCCGCCTCCGAGGTGGCTAAGTCGTCCAACTCCCAAGTCCCTGCTTTGCTCAAATCCGCCGCCAGGGCCCGCGCCTTTAAGCTGAGCTTCCACGGGAGGTCGAAGTCGGCCTCGATGGAGCCCAACCCCGTCTCCTCCCCCGCTGCGACGTCCTCGCCGCCGAAGCAAAAACATAGAAACAAGTTCTTCGTCAGGTTCAGGGTCGAGGCGGCCCCGCCGGTTCCCCTCTTCGCCAGGGACAACAGCTCGAGGAGCTCCAGCAGCAGCAGATCGGCCATGCTTTTCGCCAACGATGGATGGCCGGCGTCGGACGACAAGAAGCTCCTCAAGGACGTGCTCCAAAGGTATCTTAGCAAAATTAAGCCTTTTTACATCAAAATCTCGAAACGGTACGGCGAGAAGCTCCGGTTCTCCGGGCCGTTGAGCTCAAGCAGAGCCATGAAAGTGCGGCCCGCTAAGGAAAGCGGAGGAGACCAGCTGAAAGAGACGGTATCTACGTGGAGCAGCTTTAGCGGGTCACTGAAGTCGCAAGATGAGAATATCCCGGCGGGACTGAGGGTGGTCAGCCGGCGACTGAGGAAGAGCCGGTCGGCGTCTGCGGCCGTCGCCTCGGTTCGCTCGCCGCCGCTGGCGACCGGAAGGCGGGAcgactcgctcttggagcagcaAGACGGAATCCAAAGCGCCATCGCTCACTGCAAGCGGTCATTTAACAGAGGTACGTATAAAGCTTCCGAATCCGGCCATGTTTTAAAGCGTTTATATACAATCTTAGAGAAGACCGGGTTGACTCGGCGTGCAGGGTCGGAGTCGCCGCTGATGCGATCGAGGAGCGATTCCGGCGACGGGAGATCGTTGGaatcaagcagcagcagcagcagcagcagcagcagtagcagcagcggcggcggcggcggcgacgtttGA